The genome window CCAGATGGAAGCTGAAAGCTGGTGGAGAGCTTTTAGCAACGGGTTATTATAGATGCCTGTAAATTCCAGGCAAAACAGACACTGGCTGATTGTTGCTTTAGTTTGCTGACGCAATACTTTGAGGAACTCAGTGATGCCCTTTTTATCGTTACTGACCTGTTGATGAAAAAGGATTTGATTGGCCTTGGCCACTGCGAAATCAAGTGTGGCTTTTGACACATCCACGCCAATGAAGTACCGGGCTGCCGGCGCAGTCGAATTGCATAACTTTACGGGGTAAAAACAACTGAGTAGGCCAACACTTAGACACCTTCAATACCTTGCTCATGGGCCTCCAACCCGCATTTCTAATTGAAGACAACGTCTAATAAATCCCAGCAGAGTCTTTACCGCGACGGCGGACCGTTCGGTCCATAGGTCGCGAACCTTGCCGACGCGTTAAGGTATCTCTGCTGGGGTTGGTCGCTCACGCTTTGTGAGTGGCATCAAGTTACACGACTCATCTTGGAATCGTACAACGGCTCAAATCTAAAGGCCGACGCGGCAGTTGCCTTTACCGCTCATACTCTGTAAAACCGTTGGGTGTTTGCTGCTCTTGGCTGATCCCAACCCGTCCACTGGCATTAGCTTGAGTGAGTAAGCGTTCTCTGCGCCATCTGGTTAGGATCTGTGGAGTAATACCGATTTCTTCAGCGATAATTTTGAGTGAACCTTTGACTAGGGAGAGTTCTACGGCCATCCGTTTAAACTCCTCGTCATACTGTCTTCTGCTGATTTTCATCGTATACTAAGTTAGATCACACTTAACTTAATGTTCAGTAAAATGTAACAGGTCCAATATTAACTTATTTACATACAGTAAAACGCGCAAAAGCCCCAAATCAGCGTGATTTGGGGCTTTTAGTAGGAAGTAGCGGGCTCGAACCGCTGACCTCTGCTCTGTCAAAGCAGCGCTCTGAACCAACTGAGCTAACCTCCTTTGAAACCAGCTAATGGTGATTAGCTGGGCGATACGTCGTACCGGGCCACAAACTTACGAAACTTCTGCGTTCTCCAAACGAACACCGTAAATTTTTTGTGATGGAATACGCCACAGCAGCACAAAGCCTACAATGAACAGGATCAACAAAGCCAGAATACTATTCCGCATGCTACCCGTCAGTTGCTCGATAAGGCCGTATAAAAGTGTGCCCAGCACAATGGACAATTTCTCGGTCACGTCATAAAAGCTGAAATACGAAGCGGTGTCGTTGGTGGCCGGAATCAGTTTGGAATAGGTGGAGCGCGACAAGGATTGAATGCCGCCCATGACCAGCCCGACAACCGCGGCCAGGGCGAAAAACTGCGACTCGGTCTGGACGAAATAGGCACAGGCACAAATCCCAATCCAGATCACAACGGCTATCATCAGGGCGTAGGTATTCCCCAGCCGTTC of Spirosoma agri contains these proteins:
- a CDS encoding transposase, with translation MKISRRQYDEEFKRMAVELSLVKGSLKIIAEEIGITPQILTRWRRERLLTQANASGRVGISQEQQTPNGFTEYER